Proteins encoded in a region of the Gemmatimonadaceae bacterium genome:
- a CDS encoding ABC transporter permease, which yields MTDDTPKKLFHHEATRRTVQRDVDDEMRFHLEQRIDDLVARGMSADDARELAVREFGDVKAARAELASMDRRRVRKFAATEWIASVGQDIKFAARSLRKRPGFAAAVLLTLALGIGANAAIFSVVEAVLIKPLPFSRPDRLVHLWEVYQSRVDNRSEASYPDYLDWRARNRSFSDMAGYYAGAFVYGAEHPQIVRAGKTTANFFDVLGVHAELGRTFAEGEDAVGAPRRVLLGYGFWQRGFAGDRSVIGRTITLDGTNATIIGVLPKDFQFARVGNVSIWAPIDRLDRSRQQRGMHWLNIVARLKDGVTLRTASLNMSAIMGQLAREYPPTNNGRDAQVIALRDQLIGSVRPLVVLLYGAVAVMLLVACANVANLLLMRGADRRREVAVRIALGAGRGRLVRQLMTESLLLAVLGGAAGLVVAHYGIHTLVGVIPPGQRPPALADVGVNGPVAIYSCLISVVAGVLFGLVPALREARPQMAEVLKQGVRGSARAGAVRDALVVGEVALTMVLMSGAALFGRSLVKLMSIQLGFQAEHLTIAGVFLPDANYVKPELRVATFDQIVSRARALPGVDAAGLVTKLPLDWGNSVGFDIVGQAPTEPGKEPTASYRTSSPGYFSALEIPLSHGRDFGAGDGVANAPPAGIVNRAFAEAYFKNGNAIGQSVVMGGGRDTIHIVGQVGDVPIGNIDEHIPPTLYVPFAQDPETYMSIAIRSQRDVGELARELTRIVEETAPGAGVVNPMAMDQLITNSSSVFMRRFPLLLIGAFAAATLVLALIGVYGVVSYSVAQRTRELGIRVALGAQTRSLVMLVVRHGAWMAAAGVTIGIASSLLLGRFVAGMLYGIGARDPVTLALVSIVLGVAAVSATIVPAKRATKVDPAVALQAE from the coding sequence ATGACCGACGACACGCCCAAAAAGCTCTTCCACCACGAAGCGACCCGTCGAACCGTTCAGCGCGACGTCGACGACGAGATGCGGTTCCATCTGGAGCAGCGCATCGACGACCTCGTCGCACGAGGAATGTCGGCGGACGACGCGCGTGAGTTGGCCGTCAGAGAATTCGGCGACGTGAAAGCCGCCCGCGCGGAGCTGGCGTCGATGGACCGGCGCCGCGTCAGAAAATTCGCCGCGACCGAGTGGATCGCCTCGGTCGGTCAAGACATCAAGTTCGCGGCGCGCTCGCTGCGCAAGCGTCCGGGATTTGCGGCCGCGGTGCTGCTCACCCTCGCGCTCGGGATCGGCGCCAACGCGGCGATCTTCAGCGTCGTCGAAGCGGTGCTGATCAAACCGCTTCCGTTCTCACGGCCCGACCGGCTGGTTCACCTCTGGGAAGTCTACCAGTCGAGAGTCGACAACCGGTCGGAGGCGTCGTACCCGGACTATCTCGATTGGCGCGCGCGGAACCGATCGTTCTCCGATATGGCCGGCTACTACGCCGGTGCGTTCGTGTACGGCGCCGAACACCCACAGATCGTCCGCGCCGGCAAAACGACAGCGAACTTCTTCGACGTGCTCGGTGTGCACGCCGAGCTCGGGCGGACATTCGCCGAGGGCGAAGACGCCGTCGGTGCACCGCGTCGTGTGCTGCTCGGCTACGGCTTCTGGCAACGCGGCTTCGCGGGTGATCGATCGGTCATCGGCCGCACGATCACGCTCGACGGGACGAACGCGACGATCATCGGCGTGTTGCCGAAGGATTTTCAATTCGCCCGCGTGGGGAACGTCTCGATCTGGGCGCCGATCGATCGACTCGACCGCTCGCGGCAACAGCGCGGCATGCACTGGCTCAACATCGTCGCTCGACTCAAGGATGGTGTCACGCTTCGCACTGCGTCTCTGAACATGTCGGCGATAATGGGACAGCTCGCGCGCGAGTATCCACCGACGAACAACGGGCGTGACGCCCAAGTGATCGCGCTGCGCGATCAGCTCATCGGTTCGGTGCGGCCACTCGTGGTGCTTCTATACGGCGCTGTCGCTGTGATGCTGCTCGTCGCGTGCGCGAACGTCGCGAACCTGCTGCTGATGCGCGGCGCCGATCGCCGCCGAGAGGTCGCGGTCCGCATCGCGCTCGGCGCGGGGCGCGGGCGGCTCGTGCGCCAACTGATGACGGAGAGCCTGCTGCTCGCGGTGCTGGGGGGTGCGGCGGGGCTGGTCGTCGCGCACTACGGGATCCACACGCTCGTCGGCGTCATTCCGCCTGGGCAACGGCCGCCTGCGCTGGCCGACGTCGGTGTCAACGGTCCGGTGGCGATCTACAGTTGCCTCATCTCGGTCGTCGCCGGCGTGTTGTTCGGCCTCGTGCCCGCGCTGCGCGAAGCGCGTCCGCAGATGGCGGAGGTGCTGAAACAGGGCGTGCGCGGCAGCGCGCGGGCCGGAGCGGTGCGCGACGCGCTGGTCGTCGGCGAAGTCGCGCTCACGATGGTATTGATGTCGGGCGCCGCGCTCTTCGGACGCAGCCTCGTCAAGCTCATGTCGATCCAGCTCGGCTTTCAGGCCGAGCATCTGACGATCGCGGGCGTGTTCTTGCCTGACGCGAACTACGTGAAGCCGGAGCTGCGCGTCGCGACCTTCGACCAAATCGTCAGCCGAGCGCGCGCGCTGCCCGGCGTGGACGCCGCCGGTCTGGTCACGAAACTCCCGCTCGATTGGGGGAACAGCGTCGGCTTCGACATCGTCGGACAGGCGCCGACCGAGCCAGGGAAGGAACCGACGGCGAGCTATCGGACGTCTAGCCCGGGCTACTTCTCCGCGCTCGAGATTCCCCTTTCGCATGGACGTGATTTCGGCGCGGGCGACGGCGTCGCCAATGCGCCGCCCGCGGGCATCGTGAATCGCGCGTTCGCCGAGGCCTACTTCAAGAACGGAAACGCAATCGGGCAGTCGGTCGTGATGGGCGGCGGACGCGACACGATTCACATCGTCGGCCAGGTCGGCGACGTTCCGATCGGCAATATCGACGAACACATTCCGCCAACGCTCTACGTTCCGTTTGCTCAAGATCCAGAGACGTACATGAGCATCGCGATCCGGTCACAACGCGACGTCGGCGAGTTGGCGCGCGAGCTGACGCGGATCGTCGAGGAAACGGCTCCCGGCGCCGGAGTGGTCAACCCGATGGCGATGGATCAGTTGATCACGAATTCGTCTTCGGTCTTCATGCGTCGATTCCCGCTGCTGCTCATCGGCGCGTTCGCCGCGGCGACGCTCGTGCTCGCGCTGATCGGTGTGTACGGCGTCGTGAGCTACTCCGTCGCACAGCGCACGCGCGAGCTCGGCATCCGCGTGGCACTCGGCGCGCAAACGCGAAGTCTCGTGATGCTCGTGGTTCGTCACGGTGCGTGGATGGCGGCCGCCGGAGTGACGATCGGCATCGCGTCGTCGCTGCTCCTCGGGAGATTCGTCGCCGGGATGCTCTACGGAATCGGAGCGCGCGATCCGGTGACTTTGGCGCTCGTGTCGATCGTGCTTGGCGTAGCCGCCGTGTCGGCGACGATCGTGCCGGCGAAGAGGGCGACGAAGGTGGATCCGGCGGTGGCGTTGCAGGCGGAATAG
- a CDS encoding PadR family transcriptional regulator: MADLDLLQGTLDTLVLKTLSWGPRHGYAVAQWIKATSDGTINVEDRALYVALHRLEERRLVESKWGLSENNRKAKYYQLTAAGRGQLKQRSADWTEYANAVFKILRIA; the protein is encoded by the coding sequence GTGGCTGATCTCGACCTCCTCCAGGGTACGCTCGACACCCTGGTTCTCAAGACCCTGTCTTGGGGCCCACGCCATGGCTATGCGGTCGCGCAGTGGATCAAGGCGACGAGCGATGGGACGATCAACGTCGAGGATCGAGCCCTTTACGTCGCCCTCCACCGGCTGGAAGAGAGGCGGCTCGTCGAGTCGAAGTGGGGGCTCTCCGAGAACAATCGGAAAGCGAAGTACTACCAGTTGACCGCGGCCGGGCGGGGGCAGCTCAAGCAGCGGTCAGCGGACTGGACGGAGTACGCCAACGCGGTGTTCAAGATCCTGCGAATCGCGTGA
- a CDS encoding HEAT repeat domain-containing protein has product MKRITLAFVALTAGSVVGLAQEPPTPPTPPARPVPAPAPSPVSPVPPTAPVPAPRAVRIPRDLDYDIDRDYEREIARHAADVAREAARIDQDQAREIARQAQEAARQAVRIDQDNIREIARVNAERFSRDFAAAPMALSTPYISSPRAIAPMAPMAPIVTPAPFVTFGGRDFTDRSVPAPWVQGDPADSVYRIAREALNNGDYGRAARMFNEVVQKYASKSQLTDASQYYEALARYKIGTTDELHQSAKILKPMVAKLPPRATNTTNSGEVSNAVRVGIGQGCGGYGCTMVYNTRNGFGDSEVATLYIRVNGALAQRGDAEAQQELNRVAPSIGSPCDREDTEVKVEILNNIARMDAPTWLPAIKRVLERKDDCSVSLRRAAVFVLGGKSEADVAPLLIATAKSDPSIDVRISAINFLGRLPGDAGLATLDDLLKNDPDERIQRAVIRALNSSDNPKARSGMRTLIDRKDAPLNLRIEAINSFSSDRATTDDAAYLRGLYPRAENDQMKEAILNTLSRIGGTDNDVFVLSVAKNSNESSRTRSAALSRLSRSPTVTTADLAKIYDAAESYDVRSRIVQILGSRRDSESADKLIDIAKTSTVPQIKKEAVQAIIRRNDPRATQLLNDMIEGKKP; this is encoded by the coding sequence ATGAAACGGATCACGCTCGCCTTTGTTGCGCTCACTGCCGGATCGGTCGTCGGCCTGGCCCAGGAGCCGCCGACACCACCCACACCGCCGGCGAGACCGGTGCCGGCGCCCGCGCCGTCCCCCGTGTCACCGGTTCCACCGACCGCGCCGGTCCCGGCACCGCGCGCTGTGCGAATCCCGAGAGATCTCGACTACGACATCGATCGGGACTATGAGCGAGAGATCGCGCGACACGCGGCGGACGTAGCGCGAGAAGCCGCGCGCATCGACCAGGATCAGGCGCGGGAGATCGCGCGCCAAGCGCAGGAAGCGGCCCGCCAGGCGGTTCGCATCGACCAGGACAACATCCGCGAGATCGCTCGCGTCAACGCCGAGCGCTTCTCACGAGACTTTGCGGCGGCGCCGATGGCGCTCTCCACGCCGTACATTTCGTCTCCGCGGGCGATCGCTCCGATGGCGCCGATGGCTCCAATCGTGACTCCGGCTCCATTCGTCACTTTCGGTGGTCGCGATTTCACGGATCGATCGGTGCCCGCGCCGTGGGTGCAGGGTGACCCGGCGGACTCCGTTTATCGTATCGCCCGCGAGGCGCTCAACAACGGCGATTACGGCCGTGCGGCGCGGATGTTCAATGAGGTCGTGCAGAAGTACGCCTCGAAGTCGCAGCTGACGGACGCCTCGCAGTACTACGAGGCACTCGCTCGGTACAAGATCGGCACGACCGACGAGCTCCATCAATCGGCGAAGATTCTCAAGCCGATGGTCGCCAAGTTGCCCCCGCGCGCCACGAACACGACGAATTCGGGCGAAGTTTCCAATGCGGTCCGCGTCGGCATTGGCCAGGGCTGTGGCGGCTACGGTTGCACGATGGTCTACAACACACGCAACGGTTTCGGCGATTCCGAGGTGGCCACGCTCTACATTCGCGTGAACGGCGCGCTCGCTCAGCGTGGCGATGCGGAAGCGCAGCAGGAGCTCAACCGCGTGGCTCCGTCCATCGGATCGCCGTGCGACCGCGAGGACACCGAAGTCAAGGTCGAGATCCTCAACAACATCGCGCGGATGGACGCCCCGACCTGGCTGCCGGCCATCAAGAGGGTGCTCGAGCGCAAGGACGACTGTTCGGTCTCGCTCCGTCGGGCAGCCGTGTTCGTACTCGGCGGCAAGTCCGAAGCCGACGTGGCGCCGCTCCTGATCGCGACGGCGAAGTCCGATCCGAGTATCGACGTGCGCATCTCGGCGATCAACTTCCTGGGCCGCCTGCCCGGTGACGCCGGCCTCGCTACGCTCGACGACCTGCTCAAGAACGATCCGGACGAGCGCATTCAGCGCGCTGTGATCCGTGCGCTCAACTCGAGCGACAACCCGAAGGCTCGTTCGGGCATGCGCACTCTGATCGACCGCAAGGACGCGCCGTTGAATCTCCGGATCGAAGCGATCAACAGCTTCAGCTCCGACCGCGCCACGACCGACGACGCGGCGTATCTGCGCGGGCTCTATCCCAGAGCCGAGAACGATCAGATGAAGGAAGCAATTCTGAACACCCTGTCTCGCATCGGCGGCACGGACAACGACGTATTCGTCCTATCGGTCGCCAAGAACTCCAACGAGTCGAGCCGCACCCGCTCTGCCGCGCTCTCGCGTCTCTCGCGTTCTCCGACGGTCACGACCGCGGACCTGGCGAAGATCTACGACGCCGCCGAGAGCTACGATGTCCGCTCGCGCATCGTCCAGATCCTGGGCAGCCGCAGGGATTCGGAGTCAGCCGACAAGCTGATCGACATCGCGAAGACCAGCACCGTGCCGCAAATCAAGAAGGAAGCCGTTCAGGCGATCATTCGCCGCAACGATCCCCGGGCCACGCAGCTTCTCAATGACATGATCGAAGGGAAGAAGCCATGA
- a CDS encoding RNA polymerase sigma factor → MSEPELIARVLAGDRIAARELYDAHSPRVFRLAFRLTGDADLAREFTQDTFVRAFSQLARFRGDSALSTWLHRVTVTVVANAMRKVKRFRERETSLEDVHPFAGSDSGVDPVLRDRLHRAIDALPEIYRTTVIMHDIEGYTHTEIAEVLGVAEGTCKSRLSQARAQLRAALSDLAPGELES, encoded by the coding sequence GTGAGCGAACCCGAACTGATCGCTCGGGTCCTCGCCGGAGACCGGATCGCAGCGCGCGAGCTCTATGACGCGCACTCGCCCCGGGTATTCCGGCTCGCCTTCCGGTTGACCGGAGACGCCGACCTGGCTCGCGAGTTCACGCAGGACACGTTCGTGCGCGCCTTCAGTCAGCTGGCCCGCTTTCGCGGGGACTCGGCGCTCTCCACCTGGCTACATCGAGTCACCGTCACAGTCGTGGCGAACGCGATGCGAAAGGTGAAGCGGTTCAGGGAACGGGAGACGTCGCTCGAGGACGTCCATCCGTTCGCCGGTTCGGACTCGGGTGTCGACCCCGTGCTTCGCGACCGACTGCACCGCGCGATCGATGCCCTGCCGGAGATCTACCGCACGACAGTCATCATGCACGACATCGAGGGCTACACCCACACCGAGATCGCCGAAGTCCTCGGCGTGGCCGAAGGAACCTGCAAGAGCCGGCTGTCGCAGGCCCGCGCGCAACTTCGCGCCGCGCTCAGCGACCTGGCACCCGGAGAGTTGGAATCATGA
- a CDS encoding amino acid permease, with translation MTEPLTDVEIPATERTGAEPTLARRLGAFDATMIVMGGIIGSGIFVNPSVVARAVHTPLLVIGAWVAGGMIALIGAFVYGELARLRPGVGGQYAYLRDAYHPIVAFLYGWTLLLVIQTGGMAGSAIIFGRYTRELTGWAIPEQAIAAIALGLLTLVNCFGVRAGSNVQSALMITKLAAIGLLIVVGFMFAAPAASLASASLPNGTGGLAGFGAAMVPVLFAYGGWQTASFVSGEMRDSRRDLPRGLLIGVIGVIALYLAVTIVCLRVLGMDGLAATSTPASMVLRSALGERGARLIALGIAISTVGFLSQGVLTAPRVYFAMARDGVFFRAVAKLDPRSRVPVVAIVVQGIWAMVIALAGKYDQILNYVVSIDVLFFGLTGASLLVFRAREGRANEPRVGGLRVPGHPATTMVFVLACWAISASTIIQYPENAGIGVGILLIGVAVYWFWARRIAPPKPA, from the coding sequence ATGACCGAGCCGCTCACCGACGTCGAGATTCCGGCGACGGAAAGAACCGGCGCCGAGCCGACGCTCGCTCGGCGTCTGGGCGCGTTCGACGCGACGATGATCGTGATGGGCGGGATCATCGGCTCGGGGATTTTCGTGAACCCGAGCGTGGTCGCGCGTGCGGTGCACACGCCGTTGCTCGTCATCGGCGCGTGGGTCGCCGGGGGCATGATCGCGCTGATCGGCGCGTTTGTTTACGGCGAGCTGGCGAGGCTGCGCCCGGGTGTCGGGGGACAATACGCATATCTCCGCGATGCGTACCATCCGATCGTCGCGTTCCTATATGGATGGACGCTGCTGCTCGTGATTCAGACGGGCGGGATGGCCGGGTCGGCGATCATCTTCGGCCGCTACACGCGCGAGCTGACCGGGTGGGCGATCCCGGAGCAAGCGATCGCCGCGATTGCGCTCGGCCTTCTGACGTTGGTGAATTGTTTCGGCGTGCGCGCCGGCAGCAACGTGCAGTCGGCCCTGATGATCACTAAGCTCGCGGCGATCGGGCTGCTGATCGTCGTCGGCTTCATGTTCGCGGCGCCAGCGGCGAGCCTGGCATCCGCGTCGCTTCCAAACGGCACGGGTGGTCTCGCCGGCTTCGGGGCGGCCATGGTGCCGGTGTTGTTCGCGTATGGCGGTTGGCAGACGGCGAGCTTCGTGAGCGGTGAGATGCGCGACTCGCGCCGCGATCTGCCGCGCGGGTTATTGATCGGCGTGATCGGTGTGATCGCGCTCTACCTCGCGGTCACGATCGTTTGTTTGCGCGTGCTCGGCATGGACGGGCTCGCGGCGACGTCGACGCCGGCGTCGATGGTATTGAGGTCGGCACTCGGCGAGCGCGGCGCGCGGCTCATCGCGCTCGGTATCGCGATCTCGACGGTCGGGTTTCTCAGCCAGGGTGTGCTGACGGCCCCTCGCGTCTATTTCGCGATGGCGCGCGATGGGGTGTTCTTCAGGGCGGTGGCGAAGCTGGATCCTCGCTCTCGCGTTCCGGTCGTCGCGATCGTGGTGCAGGGGATCTGGGCGATGGTGATCGCGCTCGCTGGGAAATACGATCAGATCCTCAACTACGTCGTGTCGATCGACGTGTTGTTTTTCGGACTGACCGGGGCGTCGCTTCTCGTTTTTCGCGCGCGGGAGGGTCGAGCGAACGAGCCAAGAGTCGGCGGACTTCGCGTCCCCGGCCATCCAGCGACCACCATGGTTTTCGTGTTGGCGTGCTGGGCGATATCCGCGTCGACGATCATTCAGTATCCCGAGAATGCCGGGATCGGCGTGGGCATACTGCTGATAGGCGTCGCGGTCTATTGGTTCTGGGCGCGGCGAATCGCGCCGCCCAAACCAGCCTGA
- a CDS encoding HEAT repeat domain-containing protein — MRSNIFALAALVAAPALAGAQGGALAARVDAAPDGRVQFNFPARAGVCGNGRSWIQTGPNSYSGNFYGDNWRLEPCVPGPVRVVVDRADKLPLSVQTYVGPADSTLRGVTDLGHVSGQAAADYLLSLSGKSDGRVGRDAIMPAMLADSANTSVLLVAIAKNGALPRETRRQALSYLGRSTDGMQTIPAAVTEPILGIVKDESDNQSVRQQGLAVLGRLDHGAGIEPLIQLSQQNQSTWLAKESMSALARSGDPRARQYLRTAVKRTDLPDEVLTVALRALGQDFATAQDAALLRQVYPTLSSDRTREAVFNSLSEMGGSENTRWLLALAQNGDTPIQTRRRAVDAASRAGAPIAELIHIYDTTTDPNMKETLINVYMRSGDKAAVDKLLTIVKGEENITVRRRAISQLSRSDDPRIKAALQDIVMK, encoded by the coding sequence ATGAGATCAAACATCTTCGCTCTCGCAGCACTCGTTGCCGCGCCCGCTCTCGCCGGCGCGCAGGGTGGCGCCCTCGCGGCACGCGTCGACGCCGCACCCGACGGACGAGTGCAGTTCAACTTCCCCGCCCGCGCCGGCGTCTGCGGCAATGGCCGCAGCTGGATCCAGACGGGGCCGAACAGCTACAGCGGCAATTTCTACGGCGACAACTGGCGCCTGGAGCCGTGCGTCCCCGGACCGGTGCGCGTCGTCGTCGATCGCGCGGACAAGCTTCCACTCTCGGTGCAGACGTACGTCGGTCCGGCCGACTCGACGCTGCGCGGCGTGACCGACCTCGGTCACGTCAGCGGGCAAGCGGCCGCCGACTATCTGCTCTCGCTTTCGGGGAAGAGTGACGGCCGAGTCGGACGCGACGCGATCATGCCGGCGATGCTCGCCGACAGCGCCAACACCTCCGTGCTGCTCGTCGCGATCGCCAAGAACGGCGCGCTCCCGCGCGAGACGCGCCGCCAGGCTCTCTCGTACCTGGGCCGCTCGACCGACGGCATGCAGACGATTCCCGCCGCCGTCACTGAACCGATCCTCGGCATCGTGAAAGACGAGAGCGACAATCAGTCGGTCCGCCAACAAGGGCTCGCCGTGCTCGGTCGCCTCGACCATGGCGCCGGCATCGAGCCGTTGATCCAACTGTCGCAGCAGAACCAGAGCACGTGGCTGGCGAAAGAGTCGATGTCCGCGCTCGCGCGCTCCGGCGATCCGCGCGCCCGTCAATATCTGCGCACCGCCGTCAAGCGCACGGACCTCCCCGACGAGGTGCTCACCGTCGCGCTCCGGGCGCTGGGCCAGGACTTCGCGACCGCGCAGGACGCCGCCCTGCTCCGCCAAGTGTACCCGACGCTCTCCAGCGATCGGACGCGCGAAGCGGTGTTCAACTCGCTGTCCGAGATGGGTGGCTCGGAGAACACGAGGTGGCTGCTCGCGCTCGCCCAAAACGGCGACACGCCGATCCAGACGCGCCGCCGCGCCGTCGACGCCGCCAGCCGCGCCGGCGCGCCGATCGCCGAGCTGATTCACATCTACGACACGACCACCGATCCGAACATGAAGGAGACGCTGATCAACGTCTACATGCGCAGCGGCGACAAGGCCGCCGTCGACAAGCTGCTCACGATCGTGAAGGGCGAAGAGAACATCACCGTCCGCCGCCGCGCCATCTCGCAGCTCTCGCGCTCCGACGACCCGCGCATCAAAGCCGCGCTTCAGGATATCGTGATGAAGTAA